Proteins encoded together in one Formosa sp. Hel3_A1_48 window:
- a CDS encoding mechanosensitive ion channel family protein has product MEFFLNKLKHLLSSAGVSETVADWTSILLLVFAILVIIFVLDFIIRTIIRVTFSKIAKRSKTKFDDIMIMHQVPRNLAHIFPLIVAYKCIPSIFFEHARWQFSLEKLIIVIGIIFTVWGLRSVLGSVKDFFKSVERLKDKPIDSYIQVIMIFVWLTAVFATFAALSGISFWEFMAGLGTVSAVVILVFKDTILGFVASIQVSVNDMVRIGDWITFQKYGADGDVIEINLATVKVRNFDHTITTIPTYALISDSFKNWRGMTESNGRRIKRSLNIRMSSVRHLTNEDLKKLSKIDLIQEYLSKKVEDITAYNSSYQVDKSLLINGRNLTNIGVFRKYIESYIEKHSAINKDLMVMARQLQPDENGLPIEIYAFSNDKRWQNYEYIIADIFDHIIASASTFDLEIYERKF; this is encoded by the coding sequence ATGGAATTTTTTCTCAACAAACTTAAGCATCTTTTATCCTCTGCTGGAGTCAGTGAAACTGTGGCCGATTGGACCAGTATTTTACTGCTTGTTTTTGCCATTCTGGTGATTATTTTCGTACTAGACTTTATCATTAGAACTATTATTCGCGTTACATTTAGTAAGATTGCAAAGCGCTCAAAGACTAAGTTTGATGACATAATGATTATGCATCAAGTTCCAAGAAACCTCGCTCATATTTTTCCTCTTATTGTAGCATACAAATGTATTCCAAGTATATTTTTTGAACATGCGCGTTGGCAATTTTCACTTGAAAAACTAATAATAGTTATTGGAATTATTTTTACCGTTTGGGGCCTTCGCAGTGTTTTAGGCTCGGTAAAAGATTTTTTTAAATCTGTTGAACGCCTAAAAGACAAACCTATAGATAGTTACATTCAAGTGATTATGATTTTTGTGTGGCTTACGGCTGTTTTTGCCACTTTCGCAGCACTTTCTGGGATTTCGTTCTGGGAATTTATGGCTGGTTTAGGTACAGTGTCTGCTGTTGTTATTTTAGTATTTAAAGATACAATTCTTGGTTTTGTAGCCAGCATCCAAGTTTCTGTAAATGATATGGTACGCATTGGTGATTGGATTACCTTTCAAAAATATGGCGCTGATGGCGATGTAATTGAAATTAATTTAGCGACTGTTAAAGTGCGTAATTTTGACCATACAATTACCACAATTCCAACCTATGCGCTAATTTCTGATTCCTTCAAAAACTGGCGTGGTATGACCGAATCTAATGGGCGCCGCATCAAACGTTCTTTGAATATCCGTATGTCAAGTGTTCGCCATTTAACTAATGAAGATTTGAAAAAATTATCTAAAATTGATTTGATTCAGGAATACCTATCAAAAAAGGTTGAGGACATTACAGCATATAACTCGTCTTATCAAGTGGATAAGTCTCTTTTAATAAATGGAAGGAACTTGACTAATATTGGTGTTTTTCGAAAGTATATCGAATCTTATATAGAAAAACATTCTGCAATCAATAAAGATTTAATGGTAATGGCTCGCCAACTCCAACCTGATGAAAACGGCTTGCCTATTGAAATATATGCCTTCAGTAACGATAAACGCTGGCAAAATTACGAGTACATTATAGCCGATATTTTTGATCATATTATAGCTTCTGCTTCTACATTCGACTTAGAGATCTATGAGCGTAAATTCTAG
- a CDS encoding DUF3817 domain-containing protein, which translates to MRLITVFRVVAFMEGLSYILLLGIAVPVKYLKDDPSFVKMLGMPHGLLFMGYIALALVLRVDNQWIKNNFLAVLAASVIPFGTFVVEYNLNKKN; encoded by the coding sequence ATGAGATTGATTACTGTTTTTCGCGTTGTTGCCTTTATGGAGGGTTTATCGTACATCCTTCTGCTTGGAATTGCTGTTCCTGTTAAGTACTTGAAAGACGATCCATCGTTCGTTAAAATGCTGGGAATGCCACACGGCCTCTTATTTATGGGCTATATAGCTTTAGCTTTAGTCTTGAGAGTTGACAATCAGTGGATAAAAAATAACTTTTTGGCTGTTTTAGCAGCATCTGTCATTCCTTTTGGTACATTTGTAGTAGAATACAATTTAAATAAGAAAAACTAA
- the ilvA gene encoding threonine ammonia-lyase IlvA: MSVLQTKYIPTVKAIKAAAEKLKGIAAVSPLEEHIRFSEKYKCKILFKREDLQQVRSYKIRGAYNKISSLDPEETKNGIICASAGNHAQGVALSCRLLKIKGKIFMPAPTPNQKVEQVKMFGQDFVEVVLVGDTFDDSYHKATEECKQFGKPLVHPFNDPKVIEGQGTVGLEIVQQAKESIDYIFIPVGGGGLASGLSSIVKGLSPKTKIIGVEPAGAPSMSKSISKGEVVQLEKIEKFVDGASVQRVGDLTFEICNKNLDVMTTVHEGKICQTILEMYNKDAIVAEPAGVMSIAALDEFKDEIKGKTVVCLVSGSNNDITRTAEIKERALLYANLKHYFIIKFPQRPGALREFVVDMLGPNDDITHFEYTKKVNRENDVAVVGIQLKSQDDLQPLITKLKKHNFFGDYLNDKPELFQFLV, encoded by the coding sequence ATGAGTGTTCTTCAAACTAAATATATTCCAACAGTAAAAGCCATAAAGGCTGCGGCTGAAAAACTTAAGGGCATTGCTGCTGTATCGCCTTTAGAAGAACATATTCGATTTTCTGAGAAATACAAATGTAAAATTCTTTTTAAACGTGAGGATTTACAACAAGTAAGATCCTACAAAATTAGAGGGGCTTACAATAAGATTTCTTCTTTAGATCCTGAAGAAACAAAAAATGGTATTATTTGTGCTAGTGCCGGTAATCACGCTCAAGGTGTAGCGCTTTCCTGTCGTTTGTTGAAGATTAAAGGAAAGATTTTTATGCCAGCTCCAACACCAAATCAAAAGGTGGAGCAAGTAAAAATGTTTGGTCAAGATTTTGTCGAGGTTGTTTTGGTAGGAGATACTTTTGACGATTCATACCACAAAGCAACAGAAGAATGTAAACAATTTGGAAAACCCCTGGTACATCCGTTCAATGACCCTAAAGTTATAGAAGGGCAGGGTACAGTAGGATTAGAAATTGTACAGCAGGCTAAAGAAAGTATTGATTATATATTTATTCCAGTAGGTGGCGGTGGATTAGCATCAGGATTATCTTCTATCGTTAAAGGATTATCTCCAAAAACCAAAATTATTGGAGTAGAACCAGCTGGAGCACCGTCAATGTCAAAATCAATCTCAAAAGGAGAAGTAGTTCAATTAGAGAAAATAGAAAAATTTGTTGATGGAGCATCTGTACAACGTGTTGGTGATTTAACATTCGAAATATGTAATAAGAATCTGGATGTAATGACTACTGTGCACGAAGGGAAAATATGCCAAACAATCCTAGAAATGTACAATAAAGATGCAATTGTTGCAGAACCTGCTGGCGTTATGAGTATAGCTGCTTTGGATGAATTTAAAGACGAAATTAAAGGCAAAACAGTTGTTTGCTTGGTAAGTGGAAGTAACAATGATATTACCAGAACAGCAGAAATAAAAGAACGTGCGCTATTGTATGCAAATTTAAAACATTACTTCATAATTAAATTTCCACAGCGTCCGGGTGCTTTGCGCGAATTTGTGGTTGACATGTTAGGTCCCAATGATGATATCACACACTTTGAGTATACTAAAAAAGTAAATCGTGAGAATGATGTAGCTGTAGTTGGTATTCAACTCAAATCTCAAGACGATCTTCAACCTTTAATTACAAAACTTAAAAAACATAATTTTTTCGGAGATTATTTGAACGATAAACCAGAGTTGTTCCAATTTTTAGTTTAG
- the ilvC gene encoding ketol-acid reductoisomerase — MVNYFNTLSLGQKLDQLSKCRFMGTSEFEAGVEALIGKKIVIVGCGAQGLNQGLNMRDSGLDISYALRAQAIAEERQSFKNASGNGFTVGTYQDLIPTADVVLNLTPDKQHSNVVDTVMPLMKNGATLSYSHGFNIVEEGKQIRKDLTVIMVAPKCPGSEVREEYKRGFGVPTLIAVHPENDPEGKGWAQAKAYAVATGGHKAGVLESSFVAEVKSDLMGEQTILCGVLQTASILSFDKMVEEGIEPSYASKLIQYGWETITEALKHGGITNMMDRLSNPAKIKAFELSEELKTIMQPLFEKHMNDIMSGHFSKTMMEDWANDDVNLLSWRAATGETAFEKTAATSNSIDEQEYFDHGVLMVAFVRAGVELAFETMVASGIVEESAYYESLHELPLIANTVARKKLFEMNRIISDTAEYGCYLFDHACKPLLVDFMKTVKTDVIGLAYSSETNAVDNATLISVNQAIRTHSIESIGSTLRQAMTDMKVIKTEA; from the coding sequence ATGGTAAATTATTTTAATACACTTTCTTTAGGACAAAAACTCGATCAACTATCGAAATGTCGATTTATGGGAACATCAGAGTTTGAAGCTGGTGTTGAGGCCTTAATTGGTAAAAAAATCGTCATTGTAGGATGTGGCGCTCAAGGATTAAATCAAGGACTTAACATGCGCGATTCGGGCTTAGATATTTCCTATGCACTACGCGCACAAGCCATCGCTGAAGAACGCCAATCATTCAAAAATGCTTCTGGAAATGGATTCACAGTCGGAACATATCAAGATTTAATTCCTACTGCAGATGTGGTATTAAATCTTACCCCAGACAAACAACATTCTAATGTTGTAGATACCGTAATGCCGCTTATGAAAAATGGAGCAACACTATCGTACTCTCATGGCTTTAATATTGTTGAAGAAGGAAAGCAAATTCGAAAAGATTTGACTGTAATTATGGTAGCACCTAAATGTCCTGGCAGTGAGGTTCGCGAAGAGTACAAGCGTGGATTTGGTGTACCTACTCTTATAGCCGTACATCCAGAAAATGACCCTGAAGGAAAAGGTTGGGCGCAAGCTAAAGCCTATGCCGTAGCTACAGGCGGGCACAAAGCAGGGGTTTTAGAATCTTCTTTTGTCGCTGAAGTAAAAAGTGATCTTATGGGAGAGCAGACTATCCTTTGTGGCGTATTGCAAACCGCTTCTATTTTATCCTTTGATAAAATGGTAGAGGAGGGGATAGAGCCTTCGTATGCTTCTAAATTGATTCAATACGGATGGGAAACAATCACAGAAGCACTAAAACATGGTGGAATTACAAATATGATGGATCGCTTGTCTAATCCTGCGAAAATCAAAGCCTTTGAATTATCTGAAGAGTTAAAAACGATAATGCAGCCGTTGTTTGAAAAACACATGAACGACATCATGTCTGGGCATTTTTCAAAAACAATGATGGAAGATTGGGCTAACGATGACGTCAACTTATTATCATGGCGCGCTGCAACAGGTGAAACAGCGTTTGAAAAAACAGCAGCAACCTCCAATTCTATTGATGAACAGGAGTATTTTGACCATGGTGTGCTTATGGTAGCTTTCGTTCGTGCTGGTGTTGAACTAGCATTCGAGACAATGGTTGCTTCAGGTATTGTTGAAGAATCTGCTTATTACGAATCTTTACATGAATTACCATTAATTGCCAACACTGTCGCTCGAAAAAAATTATTTGAGATGAACCGTATTATTTCTGATACTGCTGAATATGGTTGTTATTTGTTTGATCATGCATGTAAACCATTATTGGTAGATTTTATGAAAACAGTAAAAACAGATGTTATAGGCTTGGCATATTCTTCTGAAACTAATGCCGTAGATAATGCAACTTTAATTTCTGTAAATCAAGCAATTAGAACTCATTCAATTGAATCAATTGGCAGTACTTTGAGACAAGCGATGACCGATATGAAGGTAATCAAAACAGAAGCATAA
- the ilvN gene encoding acetolactate synthase small subunit, translating into MEHTRKQYTISVYTENNIGLLNRISAIFQRRHINIESMNISVSEIEAVSRFTILVNMTEVNVRKIIGQIEKQIEVIKAFYHTDEETIYLESCMFKIKSELLFEERQIQNIIKESDARIVTVNRDFFVLEKSGRRHEIEMLHRELSAFGIMQFVRSGRIAVTKDEMKITEMLAAFNN; encoded by the coding sequence ATGGAACACACAAGAAAGCAATACACTATTTCTGTTTACACAGAAAATAACATTGGGCTACTCAATCGTATCTCTGCTATTTTTCAACGCCGACATATCAATATTGAAAGTATGAATATTTCCGTTTCGGAAATTGAAGCGGTATCACGTTTCACAATCTTGGTTAATATGACGGAAGTCAATGTCAGAAAAATTATTGGACAGATAGAAAAGCAGATAGAAGTCATCAAGGCATTTTACCACACCGATGAGGAAACTATTTACCTAGAATCCTGTATGTTCAAAATAAAATCAGAACTATTGTTTGAAGAACGACAAATTCAAAACATAATTAAAGAAAGTGATGCACGTATTGTAACAGTAAATCGCGACTTTTTTGTGCTTGAAAAATCGGGAAGAAGACATGAAATAGAAATGTTGCATAGAGAACTGAGTGCTTTTGGCATCATGCAATTTGTTCGATCAGGACGTATCGCCGTCACAAAAGATGAAATGAAAATAACTGAAATGCTCGCTGCATTTAATAACTAA